ataaaaaaataaaacaggatAGTGTTTGGCTCCTCCACACGCACACCCCGATTGATTGGGACTTAGGCctcgttccagaaaccttcttaaaaattaagcaacttattttacattttcaaactcaaaacaatgtaaatgaaaaatctttttttaatttttttagcatcgtaagatccatattgcatatttttaaatttcaataagtccataattttaagcttgaaattgctttcttaaaaaataagaatttttccttcgttccggaacggggccttaaggCTCGGTTCGGTTTGATCTCCAGGTGGGAGGAGCAGCTAGTCCAACTTCTTGAGCGGTCAATATATTTAACAACGAACATCTTATTGTATTTCTTGCATCACAGTTTCTCTACTGTAGTCACATTTGACAAAGTAAACtgttttttggtattttgtatAGGGCTAAGCTGAGCTATCTTTGTCACATTGCATAACAcgcctgaaaaaaaaaatatgataacaAAGGttccaaagaaaaaataagtgttGGGTGCCAAAAGGGATGTCATCAATTTGCAAAAAGTCTCAAGTGGAAGGGATGCAACCGGTACACTCCGGCTTGTCTAAAAATTTTTATTACTCGGCCGTCTATCAATATCCTATACAAATGTATATTATATATGTCAATGTTTATATCTAAGTTTTAGAGATTATAATTAGTTAATTatatgggacaagctctaacattCTTCCAAGTGTGCGACTCGTGACTCAAATAACGAGAGCTAAACAAAATTGCATGACAAGAATCACAAATAAATAAGGCGCACTGAAATCTGAAACGGGTGATCAATTGAAAGAGTCTTGTCTAAAATCTTTTGCAAACTATTTACGCCATAATTTAGCAAATTGGCCACTGTTGATCGACTGGGTCGAATAGCGACACGTGGCAACAGCGAGTTGGCTAGTTTAGCTATATTTTAAGTGTGGCAGAGAACTAAATGGACTAATCGGCTGTCGAGAATGTGCATTACAATTAGGGACACGTGGCAAACGATCAAGAAACAAGTGAAACACACCTGGATCATGGCTGAGGCAATTGAAGAAGGCAGTTGAAGATGGAGTGCACGAAGACGCATCTTGTCAGAATAACTACCTCACTCAAAAAACGTGGAGAAAGACGAGGAAGAACAAGAGAAGTAATCGCTTGATTCAAATTGAAGGAGGGAACTACTTCAACTTTGAATTCCAAGTTGAAGTGGCAGCCTATAAATACCATAATCGAAGACGTTTAGAACCCCCACTTAATCGCctaaaggcttctactttttatcTGTTCTTTACTTTTCTTGCACTTAGGAGTAGCTTGTAGCTTGTAATCATCCATTCAATTGTGTCTTCACTGTTGATAGACTTCTATCTTGAAGTATAATAAAgtctatttattatttttcttccaCTCTCTATTCACTTCACTAAGTTTGCTttcagagaagtcctgaaatacggcaagaaACCAAACTCTACCATCACAAATATCCACATTCCAGCACTCAAAAGAATTCTCTGTCGATGATCGACAACAAGTGAAACAAACAGTAAACACAAACCAAGCTCGGATACCATAAATTTGGCACCATCAACTTTATTTTTACCACTCTcgaacaaagaaaaagagacaaacaagaaaaagcaAGCAATCAGAATTAAGTAAAAGCTCATTCCTTGATTTTCTCTTCCATTTCCCCCACTTCTTTGATTGTGATCACGTTGTGGTGCTGGTATTATTCTgctttctcttccatttttggTGTTGATTCAATCTACTTTTCCAGTTAATCTGGTCATAAAATAAAGGAAGCCGGAGATCTTGTTGTCCCGGACAGCTCCAGACCGTCCATCAAGCTCCCCAATTTCCTAATATTGTCTATGTACATTTGCAATTCTGCATTCAGATACCAACTCCTAAAGTTTTAATTTATGTACCTGTATACTGTGTAGAGCCGTCGAAAATGTTCTTATATTCATTTTGTATAAGTTGGCATCTCGGCAGTACCTTATTGGGTACTGCACTGTGCAGTCTTCAATTTCTGGGTGCAAGCAGGGTTCATTTCATTGATCGgaactgtttattttgtagaggtTCTGGTGATAACACCTTGTCAAACTCAAGAAAATTAGATGCCAATTCATTCCTGTTCTGAATGaattttttattacaaaaaaagtCTCGGCATCCCTGAATGAGATCCATCAAACCCATTTTTACAACATTTTCGATCTGGTCTCGATCAGTATCctatttttttctgattttttacatgattaaagttctcaatgaactctacaaaatgaacacttgtGCATGATCGTTAATTAAAATGAGCCCcgcttgtgcgcaagaattgacGACTGCATGGTACGTAGTAATGCCTCTTGTACTGAAGTATAGTAATGCCTCCTGGCTCTTGTTATGACATACAATGTTAACTCGACAGCTCTGTAAATTTTCCCAATCAGCAGGAATATAAAACATAGCTCGTGTTAAAAACAGAAGTCACGAGAAAAGGTCAGAACAGCATTGTGTTTAGTTACAAACCAGGTGATAGAGTGTCTGTTTCCGAGAGGGGAAAACagaaaccataaaaaaaaagggggggggggggggggggggggggggggggaaaaagCAGAGGtcaagaaaatgattttgaagcAACAAACAAACACTTGGGGATTGGTTTCATCTCTGTTTTGTCTCAGTGTAGGGAATCTATGTTCTTGCTCAGCTCCTGCAGCTTCTTCATCCTCGTTCTCTCACTTTCATTCACCATCTGACCGAAGGATTCACCGAGGAAAAGTAGAATGTAAGAGAAACAGATAGCGGATACGAAAAGGGTCATGGTTTGGGATAATAAGATATTCAGTCGGCTAGAGTTTTACCTCCGTTAATTTCACAAGCAGTTGAGCCTTTTCCCTGTTCTTTTCATTGAAAGCTTCAAGGGCttctttgtattctttttccTGGCGTTAATTAGATTATTCATGAAGCAAAAACCTTACTCGAACAACCTTTTGCGATACAAGGAAGAGACAAAAGCATGGCCATGAATCATGAGTCCTCTGAACTTCAAGAGCATGTCAATGACCCGTGGAAACAAAATTATGAACGATTACGTTTAGACTGGACTTGTAGACAAGTGTTTGTCTTTTTTCATGAGGTGAAAATCAGAATTGTTACCACCAAAATAGATAACTATGCAACAAAAATGACTTGTGCAAATCCCTGATTTGACTATGATTCTAACCAAGAAGCTATTGTAGCATGTGGAGTTCTGCAAGATGCTTTCTGTCGGTGATTgattatatgtatttttatgcTAAAACTATGTTCTTCGTGGTTTGATTTATTGGCTCAATATCTATTTTTCGCaaggaccaaaaaaaatttcatatgcTACTTCAATGAAGCATAACTAATATTTAGAAGTAGTTTTGGAAGGATAATTTTGATGTTTCACCTTCTTCTGGCAGGTCAGTCCCAGTGGCTTCAACTCTCTGTTTGCAAGGTCAATCTTCTTACGCACAATCGACACTTCTTTCCTCATTGGATCTGCCAGTGCATGAAGTTCCTGATGCAGTACAATTTTATTCAAGTGAAGAACTCCACAGTGTATTGTCATTAACAAAATATAAAGCCCATGTATCTCTAGCTCTTATTTACCGCATAGGTAAACCGATTACTGAACAGCTGTGTTTTTCCCCCTTTTGTATAAATGAGTCCTCTATCATAGGGCCAGGCTGTAACTTGAAAATGGGTTGGAAAATTTTCTGTTAAATTCCATTTTCATGTAACATTCATCGAAACTGAAACAAGGAAAAAGTTGGAATTTCAGATTCCACATTTCTcaacatttttctttgtttcgaGTTACCCTTATGTTATTAAAGGATTATTTCAAACCGAAACGGTTATTTCTATTTTGACACTAGCATGATCCTACGGTAAATATTGTCTCTACTTACTTCCCGAATCTCAGCGAGCCTTTTAGTTTCCTCTTCCACGCGACCCAAATGAGCCTGAACCTTGTCCttgacctccatcttcttcCTCTCAATCTCTTCTTCCTTTGCACGGAACGCAGACAGAACCGACCTCGTCATCTCCTCTTCCCTATCTTCCATTACTGGGCTCCCATTGTTACTCAGCATGCCGGAATTTTTCACCCGCAACATTTGTGATTGTTGCTGATATTCCATTACCTGTTTCTTGAACCAAAAAAAGCTTCTGTTTCTTCTTGTAGTTTACCTTATGTTCGATCTCTTCTTTGGCTTTCTGCTCTGGAATGATGGTGCTCTTTACCCTCCCACCAGTGCTTATAAACAAAGATTAGCTTCAAAGATATGAAACCAACTTCatcttttttattcaaatgtTTGAACAAGGTAAAATGACCGAACAGCCTACTCACCTTAAAATCCTAAAAAGTTTGGAGGATGATTTCTCTCACCTTTGTTTGATAAATACTCTCAGATCATGAACACCCACTTGATAAAACACCTTAGCTTCCTCATTAAAGTTTCGATACCTTTTCCGAAAGCTTGCTGAAGGATCTAGATCAGATGGGGGTACTGTGTTTTCTGGTAAGATCTGTTTTCTTAAGTAGGTGTAATAGCAGTTTCATCTAACCACTACAGTGCACAACGTATGTGTCCTCATGACTATGACACTCTTTCCCACCTTAAGTATACGTAAAACTACCTCATACATCAGGAAAAAACCATTATAAAGTCGGGAAATTCGAAGTATACTCCTTTAAAACGAACGAAAAGTACAGAAGTGACGAACTTTTAGCCAAATTCAGATCAATTTTCCATCATGTCATTGTGTGGGAATGAATATATATGATGATGTAGGTAATCTCTCTGTTGGAAGGTCCCAAAGAGTATTGGTTAATCTTCTCTGGGGTGCTTGGTGTGGAAGTTTCCTTGAGGAGTAGACAGTAAGGCCTCACCTACACTGACATGGATGAGAGCCTTAAGGCCCAAGACAGAGTGGGAGAGAAGTTCAAGTGGTAGCTGCCTTTTATCAAATATGATACCCTTCCAGCTTGGACGTGTAAGGACGGGAAAATCAACGGTTTCATATATGACTTTTTGCATGTTCAATTGCCAAGAAAGTTATGGGACTCGCAACTTCAAATTTATTCCCGAAAATCACTTTTCTGCAAAATAAATCATGTACAATAGAAaagaattttgattttctttcaaaattccttGTCAGAAGAACACGCAcagaaaaaaatcaatttcattttcttttatttcaatcTCACTTCACGTCGTTTCTTGGTAGTTTATTTTCCACCCAAAATTCCCAATAAGTGAACGGAGAATGTGCCCCTATTTTACACGCAATGAGGCCACAATCTTGGACCAGACTTGGAATTCCTCAAAATGCTTGCCCCTTTGTTGGTGCTGGGCCAGGGTGGGCTCAAGGGAGTTCAAGTCCAATggttttgaattaaaaagttgagAATAACTCTGTTTTAgtcttcattcaaatttttttgtatttgttaattttgcatcaaatttttgtaacttattaaatcgtttcgatgagagg
The sequence above is a segment of the Rhododendron vialii isolate Sample 1 chromosome 13a, ASM3025357v1 genome. Coding sequences within it:
- the LOC131314464 gene encoding uncharacterized protein LOC131314464, whose amino-acid sequence is MEYQQQSQMLRVKNSGMLSNNGSPVMEDREEEMTRSVLSAFRAKEEEIERKKMEVKDKVQAHLGRVEEETKRLAEIREELHALADPMRKEVSIVRKKIDLANRELKPLGLTCQKKEKEYKEALEAFNEKNREKAQLLVKLTEMVNESERTRMKKLQELSKNIDSLH